CGACCCAGCGGCGCCCGGATTCCTCCATGGTCTCCAGCTCCAGGTCGACTAACTGGCCCGGCGATGAGTGCTGAACCGCGTTTTCAACCAGGTTCTGGAAGACCTGGATCAGACGCAGCCGCTCGGCTAGGACCGTGGCCGGGGCGTGCGCATGCACCAGCACCTTGACGCCGGCCTGAGTGGCCATCGGGGCGCAAGTGTGTAGCGCCTGGCCTAGGACCACGCCCAGGTCCATCTGGATTCGATCCGGACTGCTGGGCTTGCCCAGTTCCAGTAACTGCTTCATCAGTTCCGTCATCCGGGAAGTTTCGCGTCGCAGGGCGCCCACGTATCGCTCATAGGACGGTTGACTCCCGAACCGGGCCTCAAAAGCATCCAGGGTGGAAGAAATTCCAAACAGAGGATTGCGCACTTCGTGAGCCACGCCCGCCACCAGGGATCCGAGTGTGGAGAGGGTCTCGGTACGGAGTAGCGATTCCTGCAGCTTGACCAGTTCAGTGGTGTCGCGCAGGATCACGATGGTGCGGTTTCCCGCGTCCGCTCCCGCCATGGGCAGGGCCTCGATGTCCCAGGAGCGACCGGTCTCGTCTCGAATCGCAAGCGGCGCGACCTGATTCGCGTTGGTCAGCCGGGTGGCCAGATTGGCCGCGGCCTGCCAGGGCTCCCCTGGCAACCCGCGCATCGCCAGGCCCAGCAGTCTCTCATAGCCCAGTCCGGCGAGCCGTTGGCCGGCGCCGTTGATTCGGAGGATTCGCCCGGCGGCATCCAGCAACACGATCGGTGACTGCATGGCGTCGAACGTCTCCCGCCATTCCGCCGCCGAGTGCTCGATGGCGGAATGCAGCCGTTCGCGCTCTTCCTCTGCGCGCTTGCGCTCGCTGATATCCAGGATGAATGCGACCGCTTCATCCTTCGAGCCTTCCAACTTGGATAATCCGATGAGAACCGGGAAGCGGCTTCCGTCCTTGCGGAAGTACTCCTTTTCCCTGGGGGTAGCTGTCCCGGATGCCTGGAGTTGCTGGCCGGCCTTCACGTCACTGTCTACGTGCTCGGAAGGCGTCATCGCCTTCCAGTTGGCTCGTCCGGCGGCGAGGTCGCTGCGCGTGTACCCGGTCATTTTGAGCCAGGCATCGTTGGCCATCACTACCCGGCCGTCGAAACGGGCGATGTGCAGCCCGATCAAATGGGATTCAAACAGTTGGCGGAATCGCTCTTCGCTGCGTCGCAGGGCTTCTTCCGCCGCCACACGCTCCGTCTCATCCGTCACCACCGAAAGCATGCAGTCCTGTCCCGCGACCTGGATGAGCTCCGCGGATAACTGACCCGAGCGCTGTGCCCCGTTCTTGTGGCGAAATTGCAAAGCCCGTCCGACCAGCCGGCCCCGCTGTCGCAGAATCTCGGTAACGTTGGACCGTTGTTCGGCGTCCCACCAAAAACCAATGTCGAATGCGGTCCGGCCGATGACCTCCGAGCGGGTCTGACCGATCATGCGAAGGAAGGCCTCATTCACATCCAGATAGCGGCCCCCCTGGAGTGTGCTGATGATCATCGGGGTCGGGCTGGAATGGAAAGCCCTGGAGAACTTGTCTTCGGACTGGCGCAAGGCCATCTCTACGCCGCGCAATTCCGTGATGTCCGCCATTGCACCGATCATGCGCAACGCGTCGCCCTCGTGGTTGCGCATGATGTAGCCCCGATCGGCCACTAACGCAAAAGTTCCATCGGCGCGTTGAAAACGGTATTCCATGGCGACCACGGACCCGCTTCCCCGCAAAGCGGTGTGGAGCGTCGCTGCGACATGCGCCCGGTCGTCCTCGTGCACCCGCTCCAGCCACCAGGCGTGACCGTCTCCGTCAGGAGAAGGAGGCGGGTGCCCGAACAGCGACTGCAGGGCGTCGTTCCACACCGTCTCGTTGGTCCAGATGTTCCAATCCCAGACGGCATTGTTCGTGGCTCGGGTGACCAGCCGGTACCGCTCCTCGCTGCGCCGCAGCGCTTCTTCCGCCTGCTTGCGTGCCGTGACGTCCTGCTTGATGGCGATGAAATGGGTGACCTCGCCGTGGTCGGCCACCGGCGTAATGGTCATTTCCTCGACGTAGAGCGAGCCATCCTTCCTCCGGTTTTGCATCTCGCCTTCCCAGGTCCGTCCCGAGAGGATGGTCTGCCACAGCTCGCGGTAGAAATCCGTTCCATGAAGGCCGGACTTGAGAAACTGTGGGTTACGGCCGATGGCCTCTTCTACCGAATATCCGGTGAGCTTGCTGAACGCGGGATTGGCCCAAATGATAGTTCCGTCGCGTCCCGTAATGAGTACGGCGTTGGCCGCAGCCTCCAAGGCCGCGGTGCGGATTCGCAGGTGTTCCTCAGCGCGTTTCCGGCCAGTGATGTCGATGTCCATGCCTTCGATCACATCCGGCTCGCCGTTCGTGCCGCGGACCAGCACAGCGCTGGAAAGCACGCAGAGCGCAGTGCCGTCCTTCCGCCGGCACCATAGTTCGTGGTTGTGGACTGCGCCCTCCCGTTGCAACCGGGCAACATAGTCCTGACGGTCGGCTGGATCGGCGTAGAGGTTCTCACAAGGCGTTCGCAACACCTCTTCGCGTGAGTCATAACCGTACATGCGCGCGAAGGCGTCGTTGCAGTCAAGAGGGCGGCCATCGACGGTAGTGCGAAAGAGAGCGGCAAGGCTCCGCTCAAACAGTCTGCAATACGTGCTCTCTGCTTCTCGCATCGGCTTGGGTTCCACTGGAGGCACCATCAATCTCAAGTAGATCCTCTGGTTGGAATCTCGTTCCATCGTGAAAAAGCACCCAGGCCGCGCGAAAGGCGGCCTGGGCGGGGTACCAGGATCCAGCCCACAAGCGAACGCTCTGCAGTCATCCCGTGGAGCGGTTGAACGGGCCTGCCCCAAGCGCTCACTGGCCGAATCCTCCGATTCCGGGCCGTGGGAACCGACGTCTCCTTCGGCCCGCTCTCTCTATGACCGTAACCAGCAGTTTGTTTGCCATGAGTGTCGTGATCTGAAGTGGTTGCAAAATAAGCCCAAAAGGCCATCCACCACGGTCACAGGACAGCGATAGTCTGGGAACCGGATGACTCCTTTCCTAACCTTGGACGGCGCGATGGGTCAGGTCCGGCTGGCTGGCCGGCATTCGCCCTGGGCCACTAGGGCGGCCTGTCGATGCGCCATCTGGCCCTCCTCGCTCAGGCTGGGGGAGCCCGAACCGAGCGACCCATCGGCATGAGGCAAGGCTACGGTGAATTCAGAGCCCTTGCCTATTTCGCTTCTCACCGAGATATGCCCTCCGCTCTGTTTCACGATCCCATAGACAGTCGCGAGACCCAGCCCGGCACCCTGCCTGGGCCCCTTGGTGGTGAAGAAAGGTTCGAATATCCGTTCGCGCGTCCGGGCGTCCATCCCATAGCCGGTATCGGCAACAGTGAAAACCACGTACAGGCCGCTTTCGACTGGCTGTTCGCCACATAAGGTGCGGGAGTCCAGTCGGCGAGTAGCAGTCCGCAAGATGAGCCGGCCTCCATGCGGCATGGCATCACAGGCGTTGGCCACTAGATTCACCACCACCTGTTCAAGCTGGCCTCGGTCGGCACGGATGCGTTGTGGTTCCGGGCCCAACTCCAGTTCCAGCGCGATGTCGCTGCGGGCGGTGCATTTCAGCATGTCCCGCAGGTCCAAGATGGCGGGGTTCAGGTCGAAGACGGAGGGCAGAAGCGTGTGCCTCCGGCCTACGGCCAGCAGTTGGCTGGTAAGCCTGGCCGCGCGGTCCGCCGCTTCGCATATGGATTTTGCCCAGCGACCCACGTTGGTGTCCGGTGGCGCCTCCTGCGCCAGCAGATCTCCGTATCCGGTTACCACCGTCATCAGGTTGTTGAAGTCATGGGCCACGCCGCCTGCCAGGCGGCCCACCGCTTCCAGCCTTCGCGCTTGCTGCAATTCCTCCTGCAGCCGCTTTCGTTCCATGGCGTAGCGCAGAGCGCGGGCGATCAGCGCTCCGTCGCACTGTCCCTTGATGAGGTAGTCCTGGGCCCCGGCTTGCACGGCTCGGATAGCGGTCAGTTCGTCGTCAAGCGCCGTCAGCACCACCACGGGCACAGAGGACGACGCCAATGTCTTCTCCAGCGTAAGCAGTCCTTGGCTGTCGGGAAGGTCCAGGTCGAGTAGAACCACATCGAAGCTGGGCGTAGCCAGCAGCGCCAGGGCTTCTGCCAACCGCTCGACCGTGACGCAATGATAGTTCCCGGGTGCGCCTCTCAACGCGCCCTGCACCATCAATGCGTCGGGGCGCTTGTCTTCTACCACCAGCAGCTTGACTTCAGTTTCCATATTCACCTGGGCGGCCAGTCCGTGCGGTACGATCCTGTGCGCGGAGCATGACGCCCCGCTACTCGTTTGGCACGGCAGCAGCCAATCCGTTCCCGACCGGCCGCAATCCTAGGAAGGCACTCACGAACAAGCACTTGGGGGCCGACGCGGACCGTCGCCCCGCCGACATCCGCGTGGCTGGCGTCTGACATTGGGATGGAATAGTCCGAAGCTCAGAGGCCCGGCTGTCGCCTGCCCACTCCTCGGCCAGCCTCCGGCCCTTCCCAAATCGAAACAGCAGAACCATTTGGGGACGAACGAGGTCTCCCTTTCCCGTTTTGGCGCAGAGATTGCTTTTCCACCGCGAGGGATGGAGGAACCCACATGTTCGCACCCATAGAGAGCCTTGTGCCTTTGGTCAAGTGGACCTTGGCCACCGTTGTGACTGTGAACCTGCTCATCGGTCTTTTTGTGTTCATGCGCAGGCTGAAGCGTTGGCGCTACTTCCAGCTCAAGGAGGCCATCGCGGAAGCGAACCTTCCCTTGCTCTGCGCCGTGGCCGAAGGCCAAGTGTCCAGGACCGAAGCCCTGGCGAGCTGGAGCAAGGCGTCGTCGAAAGAGCACATTCAAGCCCTGGAGGAGCTGCTGCTTAAGGCCGCGCGCCAAGGCTGCAGCAATGCCTCGGACCTGCTCTATTCGCTGGGTTATGTCGGCCACTGGGCAAAGGCCGCATTCGGGCGCCGGCGTGCCAAGCAGCTCATTGACGCCTGCCTGAAGCAGAGGGGAGATACTTCTCTCGCCCCACCCGCATCGTCCTTTCGCGCCCGGCTGTCGCGCCTCCGGCTGTTTTCCATACCTCGGGCTGCGGCAGTAGCCAACCTGGGCATCCTCCGGCCGGACTGGGCGCTGGTCTTTGCCACGGCTGCCCTCAAAGACCCAGCGCTCGACGTGCGTATTGGCGCGCTCGACGCTCTTGGTCGCAGCCGGCATCCGAAAGCCCTACCGGTTCTTTTCGAGGCGGCCATGAAGTGTCTGGAGGCAGGTTGCGACCTGCCGCCCCTGGCCATCAAGACAGCACTGACTCGGTTCCAGGTGGAAGACCTTGTCCATTTCCTGCCGTTTCTGACCGATCCCGATCGCCGCGTCCGGGTGGCTTCCGCGGAAGCCGTAGCCCTGATCTGCCGCCAGGCCGGCCCGAAAGCCATAGCAGCCAGGAACGACTTGGGGGAACTCTGCGTCCTGACGATGGAACAACTTGCGTCGGACAAGATGGCCAAGTTGCGCGGTCTGAGTGCGCAGATCCTGGGACAATTCCAGGGTGAGCCGGTCGACGCGGTTCTGGCAGCGTCCCTGCGCGATCGCGAAGCCACGGTGCGCTTGCAGGCGGCTCGTGCCTGCCGAGGCCCCCACCGCTTCCGGCAGATCCCTTTCCTGGTCCAGAGGTTGTCAGACTCCGCCTGGGAAGTGCGCGAAGCCGCCGCCCAGTCCTTGCTGGCAATTGGTGAGGACGGCAAGCGGCAGATGTACGAGCACTTTGTCACCAGCGGGGACCCCTACGGTTGCGACGAGGTGGCCGACCAGATCCAGCGCCGCGGCCTGGCCGAGGAGCTCATCCTGGAGCTTTCTGTCCCCGGCCGCGAGTCGTTGGCCAACGCCGTGTGTCGCAAGATGCTGTTCCTGGGTAAGACTTCCGCTCTGATGCACGCGGCCGCAGCCATGGAAGCGCTCCCGGCGCTTCAGGCCCTCGCCCTGGAAGCTCCTGTTGACGAGTTTCTGCGTGTCCGGGAAGCGACGGTGCCCGTCTTCGCCAGATAGCCGCAGAGAAAGACCGCCGGACTCGGGATTCTCTATTCCGAGTCCGGCGCCGTTTTCTCCGAACAGCATTTGGAGCTTCCGGCGGGGCACCCTCAGGCCTGTGCCGACTCACGAGCGGGCCTCAGTAGACCCCCGCCACTAGCAGCCTAGAAGCCTCAAAGTCTCATGAATGCTCTTAGCTCGGACTTGTATCAAGGGCATGGCTTCAGCCGTGGCAAAAAGCCGCCGAAATCGTGGGCGTTAGCCCTGAGGTTAAGACCTTAGGCCCTCTGCGAAATATTCATGGGATGGCTGATGGCTTCTAGCCGCAGAGGAAGCCCGCTGGACTCGGAATCTTTGATTCCGAGTCCGGCGCCGCTTCCTTCGAAACGCACAATACAGGGTCGGCGGATGGGTGGCCCAGCCTTGTGGAGGTGCGCGGCTCGAGGGCGGCGACGGTGCCCACTTCATTGCGCAGCAAAGGGCGGACTGTCTTCGTGCCGCCGCTTCTGGGTTCTGCACCGGCCACGGATCCCACTGCGAAGCGACGCCGTCGCCGCACTGCCGGGTTCTTGAAGGTCTACTTGGCCTGCGGCTGGAGCATTTCGTCGTCGATTCGTGCTCCCAGCCAGCGCTCCAGTGCGAGTTTGGATAGCGGGGCAAAGTTCAGGAAGCGAGTGCCGGCGCGTCCGCCGTCCTTGGTCCAGACAATCTCGACCCGTGCTTCGAACGACGTGGCGGTCTCAGGCAGGGTGAATCGGATCTGGCCGGATTCCCCCTGGGTCAACGGTTTCCAGGCGCGCAATCCCACTCCCCCCTCGCTCACGTCGATGACGGTTGCCTGTACCACACCGGACCCGGTTTCCAAGGTCGCCGTGACCTCCACCGAGTACCGCGTGCACCGGCGTAGCTCACGGAGGATCACGGCTTGCGCCGCGCGCAAGTTGCGGGCTGCCCGCTCGCCCCGGATGGGCTTGTCAATCACCAGGTTGGCGCCCATGTCGAAGGCCGTGCGGAAGGTTTCCTGGTCACGCGCCAGTGCCACTCCTACGGAGCGGCGGTTGAGGCGTGACTTGCGCATGCCCGCCAGCAACCCCCACGCATTGCAACCTTCGTCGGAGTCAACGATCACGGCGTCGAACTTGTGGCTTTCCAAGCGGTCGATCACGCTGTGGACGTCCGGGCAGATTTCGACACCGATGCTCAGTTCGTCCAGCGCCCGCGCCAATACCCGCACCACTTCAGGATCTTGGGAGAACAACAGCGTGTTGGCTCGCATTCGTATCCCCTTGTTTTTCCAATGTGTTATAGGATTTCCGTAAGCGCTTGCTGCGGTACATTTCTGCATCGGCCCGGGCCAGGGCTTCTACCGTCTCGTACCCCGGCTGGCACTCCGCAAGTCCACAACTGAATCCCAGCCGGTAGCCGGGACCGCCGTGTGCGTCATTCCACTGGCGGGTCTTTTCCTCGAGTCTGGCGACGGCGTGTTCTGCCGCAGCGCGGCTGGTGTCGGGAAGGATCACCAGAAACTCATCGCCCCCATAGCGAATCACCGTGTCCGACTCCCGAAAGACGCTCTCCAGGGTCTCGGACGCTTGGCGCAGGAACCGGTCGCCTGCCTGGTGGCCGAACCGGGTGTTGATGGCCTTGAAGTCGTCCAGGTCGATCATGAGCAGGGTCACTCTGGAGTCGAGCCGCTCGGCGCGCCGCATCTCCTTGACCAGCGCCTGCTCCATGTAACGGCGGTTGTACAAGCCCGTGAGCGGGTCCAGCACGGATTCCTGCTCTGCTGCCTCGGCGCGAATCAGTTGTGTCAGCAGCATGTTGCGGGCTGCATTCAGGGTTCGCCGGTGCTGCACCACGTGCAGCGTGAACAGCGCCATCAGGATCACGAAGCCGGAAAGAACCTGCAACGTATCCCAGTCCGGCAGGCGTAGTTCGTGCAAGTCCCGCAGGGTCCCCAACAGAATCGGCAGCAGGTAGCCGCTGGTCAGCAGCCACAGGATGACCAGGGCGGTGGTCCAGAGCTGAAGCTCGCGGCGTCCCAACGACCGGAACTTCTTTTGCAGCTCCTCGCGGGGATTCTCTGTGGTGCCGCGCGCCTGCCTCCTCGACTCCCGCTTGAAGATTGACTGTCTGATCATCCAGAAGCTCTCTCGCACCACTAGGGGCTGACAAAGCACTTCTGTTGCCAAGAATGCCTGCGAGGGCTGGTTGCTACTCTCCTGAATAGAAAGGGGATTGAGGTTCTGACGAAACCCTGTCCGGTGTCTGGACTCCATACCCCGGACGCTTGTCCGCAGGCTGGACAGCGCCGCAGTCGCTTGACGGATCGCGGCTTCGGTACGCCTGTTGGCAGTCGCTGATCTGCTCAGGGCCGAGTGGGCCGTCCGGAGCGCAGCCGTAACCCTTAAGAATCTTCGTGTCCTGCGTTAGCGGACTCCGCTCACGCCCGTCAGGCGGCTCAAGTTCGAACCGGACTTCACCCGCAGGCGCCGCAGCGCTGTCGAAGACCAGATCGGCGCCCTTCTCGTCCATCTCGCGTTTGTCGGACTTGGCGAAGCGCACGAGGCGGGATTGCGATGACAGGATGCTGGGCGTTGGCCTGAGAACCGGCGGGTGCGGTGAAGGCCTAGCCCGGCAAGAATCTGATGTCCGTCGAGCGAGGCCGAAATCCGCCTGTTTGAGCTTGACAGGAGCGCTAGCCCCGGCGTAGCGTGGCGCCCTCCATCATCCGTCAGGCTATCCGGCAGCATTAATCTCAAGGTCTGCGGTCTTATCCTGCGGTCTTATACGGAAGCGTCATCAGGGCCCCGCCGAATAGAAACGGGTAGCCCTCCGTTCGGACAATCCTGCGGCACAGGAGCCGAAAATGGCTGGCATGGCGAGATTTCCCTTCCTGCGAGGAGCAATCGCGGTCGTTCTGTGTGTCCTTATTTCTCCGTTGCCCTACGCGCTGGCGCAGGCCGGCCAGCGGGCGGGCGAGGTGGGGGCGCTGGTGCCCACGGCCACGCGCAACGCGGGGAACGTGAAAGTCAAGGACAGCCTGGCCTGGAACGATTTTCTCCGCACCCAGGCAACCGGGCGCCTGCGCGCCAACCTGGTGGATGGCTCGCTGCTCAGCATGGGCTCGAACAGCGAGATGCGGGTGGTGCAGCATGACGGCGCTTCCCAGCAGACCCAACTGGAGCTGAACTACGGACGGCTGCGCAGCCGGGTGGTGCAGCTCACCAAGCCGGGCGCCAAGTTCGAGGTCAAGACGCCGCACGCCGTGATCGGTGTGATCGGCACCGATTTCTACGTCTTCGTGGATGCGGACCGCACCCTGGTCATCGTCTTCACTGGCAAGGTGTCCATCGTTCCGCTGCGCAAGGACCCCAACCAGCCTGACTCGCAGGCCACGCCCGTTCCCCCGGGGATCGACGTGGACGGCGGCCAGATGGCCGAGGTGCGCTCCGGTCACGTCGAAGGACCTTCGCCGACCCCGCTCGGGGTGCAGCAGGACAGCATCGAGTCCACCACCGTGCAGGAGCAGGAGCGCGGGCGTGGCATGACGAATCGCAGCAAGATCGCCATCATCACCGGCATCGTGCTTGGAGTGGCCATCGCCATTGCGCTCAGCACGACCAGGTCGGAGGAGTGCTCGACCTCCACCAGTACGTCTTCGTCCTCGAGTTGCTCTTCGCCATTTACCTCGACCTCGACCGGACCGTAAGGTGGCCAGTCTTGGGGATGGTGCCCCATGTCTGCGCCGCGCTTCTTGGCGCAGACATGGGGTTGAGATCTGCCGGCCCGCATTACACTGTCGGGCGTGAGGCCTGCACCGCGCTGGCTCCGCTGGTTGTTGCTCTCCCTGGCTGTCGCCCTGGGCTTGTTCCGACTCCTCGCCGACCGCGACCTGCAGGGCGGGGACACCGTTTCCTACCTCGACATCGCCTTTTCCTGGATGCGAGGTGATCTGGGGGCGGCGGTCAACGCATTCTGGAGCCCGCTGTACTCCTGGCTGCTGGCCGGCATGCTGCTCGTCCTGCGTCCCGCGCCGGAATGGGAGTTCACCGCCGTCAGCCTGGTCGGCTTCGCGGTTTACCTGGCGCTGCTGGCATCCTTCCTGTTCTTTTGGCGGGCGGTCGAGGCCTGGAGGAAGACAAGTTCGGCGGGTGATCCGGATTCGCCGGGATTTTCCCCGGTCGCCTGGTCCATGCTCGGGTACGCCCTCTTCCTGTGGTGCTCGCTCGATCTCACCAAGCTGACCCGCAGCCCGGCCGACATGCTGATGGCCGTTTTTGTGTTTCTGGCCTGCGGGCTGCTAGCCCGCATGCACGCCGGAGACCTGCGGCCGGCGACCTTCGCACTGCTGGGCGCGGCCCTGGGTCTCGGATATCTGGCCAAGGCGCCCATTCTGCCGCTGACACCGGTCTTCCTGATTTCGGCACTGGTGATGGCCCGCCGCCCGCGGCGCCTGTTGCCGGCCGTCGTCTGCTTTCTGCTCTTCGTGCTGCCCTGGGCGGTGGCCCTCTCCCGCCAGAAAGATCGGCTGACCTTGGGCGACACCGCGCATCTGAACTATGCGTTTCACGTGAATCGGGCGCCCATGTTCCATTGGGAGGGGGAACCGCAGGGAACCGGCACGCCGGTGCATCCGCCGCGCAAGCTTTCCTCCCATCCCGCGCTCTATGAGTTCGCTGAGCCCGTGGCCGGGAGCTATCCCATCTGGTACGACCCTTCCTACTGGAACGAGGGCCTGTGGCCGCACTTCGACCTCCGCCAGCAAGGGGAAGCGCTCACCCGGACGCTGCCGCTCTACCAGTTTGTGCTCCGCAGTCGGCCGGACCTGGTCCTGCTTCCGCTGGTCCTGCTGCTGCACTACGCGCTGTCCGTTCCGGGAGCACCTCTGGCATGGGACCGGCGCTTCCGGGCCTGGTTCCTGTTTCTGCCCGCGCTGGCTGGCTTCGCCATGTACAGCCTGGTGTACGTGGAGCGGCGCCACATCGCGGTCTTTGTTGTCTTGTTCTGGACGGCGGTCTTTTCGTCCCTGCGCTTCCCGGAGTCCGGACGCACCGGCCGGTTGGCCAGCGTCCTTTCTGTTCTCCTGCTGGTCGCGACGCTGGGACTGATCCTGCTGGGCGCCGGGGAAGACTGGAGGGTCATCCGCGAGCGCCCCGACCGCGTGCACTGGAACGTCGCCCAGGAACTGGTGCGCCGCGGCGCCCGGCCGGGCGACCGCATCGCCGTGATCGGCGGTGGGCTGTGGAGCGCGCCGCTGGCTCACCTGGCGCGAGTGCGGATCGCGGCGGAGATTCCGGCAGAGGAGTCAGCCGCTTTCTGGTCGGCGGACCGCGCCACCCAGGCGTCATTGATGCAGCGAGGGGCGCAGGTGGGCATCCGCCTGGTGGTGGCCGACTGCACCAATTGCGCGCCTCCGCCGGGATGCGCCCGTTTCCCGAACACTTCCGTTCTTGCCGCCTCCGACCAGCGCGACTTCTACGTCTGCGAGCTGGCGGCGTTCTTGCCGTAACCCGCTGTCGACGCCTCATTCCCAGCCAGGGAACCGGGGATTACTGTGGTAACGCCTTCTTCGTTGTTCCTCCTGGTGTTCCCTCTTGCATTGAGTGGTAGACTACCGCGCTGAAGGTCAGGTACTCCCGCGGAGGGTCGGGCAGGTTCCGGGATTCGGAACGCTGCACCACTTTCCCGGTGGCGGAGTGTGTTTCCGTGGTATACGCTTCTCGGGCCGCAACTGCGGCTTTGAGAGGCCACCCGTGAGGAAGCGTATTCTGCTGTACCTGGCTGGACTGGCGCTGTTCGCCATGACACTTTCGGCGCAGGCGCCGGTGAGCTTTGGCGGCGATCCCGACCCGGTCTGTCCGCCGAAGTATTGTCCGACCGAGCCCTAGCGGATCCGGAGCAATCCGGAAGAGATCAGGGGCCGTCGGTCAGGAAAGGACTCCGTCGGCCCCATGCACGCCTATCTGAATTTTGGTGATTACGCCGTCTGGTTCACGGTGATCCTGCTGCAGGCGGCGCTGGTGCCGGTACTGTTCCAGTCCGGCAACCACCGTGAGTACCCAGCCTTCACCGCCTACGCCGGCTATTGCCTGGTGCGTTCTGTGATCCTGCTGGCGGTCTCGTCGAGTTCGCTGACCTACTTTCACGTCTATTGGGCGGGGCAGTTCCTGGAAGTGCTGTTGGCGTTGCTAGTGGTCCGGGAACTGTTCGCGAAGGTGATGCGGCCGTACGGCTGGATCCCGCCGGGCGTGGTGCCTTCGCTGGCCATCGCAGGACTGGGGATCGCAACCGCCACGGTACTGCTGGCGTTGATGCTGCCCATGACCGAGCCGTTCCCGGTCATGACCTTCCTCAGGAGCTTCGAGCGCGTCAGCGGCCTGCTGCTGTTCGCGGGGTTTGCCAGCGTGGCGCTCTTCTCCAGCATGACGCACAATCCGTGGCCGCGCACCTCGTTCGGCATCGAAGCCGGTTTCCTGTTCTACCTCACTATGCACGCCATCGCGGAAACCGTGGCCCACGGCATGGCCAACCCTCGCCCGGTGCGGCTGCTGGGAAGCTTGGCCTTCGCTGTGGCCCTGACCATCTGGCTGGGGCACTTATGGAAGCCGGAGAAGGCCAGCCGTCGACTGCCCGAAAACATCATGGACATCAGCCGTCTGCGCAACAAGCTGACCGAGCAGACCCGCGTGATGAAGGGCTAGGGGAGGCGATTCCCGCACCGCTGCGGCGTCACAGACAACCTAACAGGCGAGGGCTAGCTTCTTAGGGAGGTGACTCCGCACATGCCCATTCGCTTTGTCCTCCTGCTTTTCGTGATTGTTGTCGCGGGTTGTGGCAGCGACACCGTGTTGAATCCGCGCTTCCAGCCGGAAATCAACAACGCTACCGACAACTTCCAGTTCCAGGCCACGAACGTAACCAACGTCAACGACCAGTTGCAGTACACCTGGCAAAACACCGGGATGCAAGCCAACGTGAACCAGGCTTGCAGCATCACCGCGGGTACAGCGTCGCTGACCATCCGCGATTCTGCCGGAACGGTCGTGTACTCTGGCGATCTGCGGAACAACGGAACCTTCGTGACCAATGCCGGTCCCTCGGGAGGATGGACGATCGCGGTTTCTCTGAGCGGCGTATCCGGGACGCTGAACTTCCGCGTGCAGAAGAACCCCTAGACGCCAGGCTTGGAGTGACCATCCACGGCAGCGGAGTTGACCGAGGCCAGCGTTCTGATACCATCAGGCGTCGCCCTCCCATGGAAACTCTGATCGGTCAGACGGTCTCCCACTACTCGGTAGCGCGCAAGCTGGGCAGTGGCGGGATGGGAGTGGTCTACGAGGCCGAGGACAGCCGGCTGGGCCGCCGGGTTGCCGTCAAGTTTCTGCCTCCGGATCTGGCCCAGGACGCGCCCTCACTCGAGCGCTTCCAGCGCGAGGCGCGCGCGGCTTCGGCGCTCAACCATCCCAACATCTGCACCGTCTACGCCATCGAGCAGCACGAGCAGCGCCATTTCATCGTGATGGAGCTGCTGGAAGGGCAGCCGCTGGCTCACCTGGTGGGTCGGCAGCCGTTCGAGATCGAGCCGCTGCTGGGCATCGCCATCCAGATCGCGGACGCGCTGGAATCGGCGCATGCCAAGGGCATCGTGCACCGCGACATCAAGCC
The Terriglobales bacterium genome window above contains:
- a CDS encoding GGDEF domain-containing protein; protein product: MIRQSIFKRESRRQARGTTENPREELQKKFRSLGRRELQLWTTALVILWLLTSGYLLPILLGTLRDLHELRLPDWDTLQVLSGFVILMALFTLHVVQHRRTLNAARNMLLTQLIRAEAAEQESVLDPLTGLYNRRYMEQALVKEMRRAERLDSRVTLLMIDLDDFKAINTRFGHQAGDRFLRQASETLESVFRESDTVIRYGGDEFLVILPDTSRAAAEHAVARLEEKTRQWNDAHGGPGYRLGFSCGLAECQPGYETVEALARADAEMYRSKRLRKSYNTLEKQGDTNASQHAVVLPRS
- a CDS encoding FecR family protein; this encodes MARFPFLRGAIAVVLCVLISPLPYALAQAGQRAGEVGALVPTATRNAGNVKVKDSLAWNDFLRTQATGRLRANLVDGSLLSMGSNSEMRVVQHDGASQQTQLELNYGRLRSRVVQLTKPGAKFEVKTPHAVIGVIGTDFYVFVDADRTLVIVFTGKVSIVPLRKDPNQPDSQATPVPPGIDVDGGQMAEVRSGHVEGPSPTPLGVQQDSIESTTVQEQERGRGMTNRSKIAIITGIVLGVAIAIALSTTRSEECSTSTSTSSSSSCSSPFTSTSTGP